A genomic stretch from Erysipelothrix sp. HDW6C includes:
- a CDS encoding glycosyltransferase → MKKISVYVRNKEITPSSYYRIVQYFDKMDDDIVYRNATNTTFYRKYLDMDKSNRLKRALMGMAYYVMMVCKVTASLIKDLIRKPDIIVVSKTFIPRRTPAHILFLLKQNFRNSVLFWDFDDAIFESGEISSKQAVLLSEKSSRIVVTSEYLKAMIAKEYQSKVDILPTTDGDFYPDSLSKLNEVRRQSYDSNIKLVWVATSSNLPNLLHIAPALDQAAKEIKTRLNKSVELITVCNRGLDFDFDHIKYNDVRWTRDKAIAYVHESHIGIMPLMHNSYAKGKGGFKLIQYLSAGLPILGSNVGYNNEVITNENGILVDDTQSINTWVDAVINVSTSYDAWERMSNEALKSWETSYSYSFNFNYWVKLISSGGF, encoded by the coding sequence ATGAAGAAAATATCGGTCTATGTTAGAAATAAAGAAATCACCCCATCGAGTTACTACCGAATTGTTCAGTACTTCGATAAAATGGACGATGACATTGTCTACAGAAATGCAACGAACACTACTTTTTACCGAAAATATCTTGATATGGACAAATCAAACCGACTAAAGCGTGCTTTAATGGGCATGGCCTATTATGTTATGATGGTATGTAAAGTCACTGCGTCATTAATTAAGGATTTGATTCGCAAACCGGATATTATTGTTGTATCAAAAACATTTATACCACGACGAACTCCCGCACATATACTTTTCTTATTGAAGCAAAACTTTAGGAATAGTGTGCTGTTTTGGGATTTTGATGATGCAATCTTTGAATCGGGCGAAATATCGTCGAAACAAGCGGTGCTATTGTCTGAAAAGTCGTCTCGTATCGTTGTTACAAGTGAATATTTGAAAGCGATGATTGCGAAAGAGTACCAATCCAAAGTTGATATATTACCAACGACTGATGGTGATTTCTATCCAGATTCACTCTCGAAATTGAATGAAGTGCGCCGTCAAAGTTATGATTCAAATATAAAACTAGTTTGGGTTGCAACAAGTTCAAATTTGCCAAACTTATTACATATTGCGCCGGCTCTTGACCAAGCAGCAAAAGAGATTAAAACTCGTTTGAATAAGTCGGTTGAATTAATCACTGTATGTAATCGTGGATTAGACTTTGATTTCGATCATATTAAGTATAATGATGTCCGGTGGACTCGTGACAAAGCGATAGCTTATGTCCATGAAAGTCATATTGGAATTATGCCGTTGATGCACAATAGTTACGCCAAAGGAAAAGGCGGATTTAAATTAATCCAATACCTATCTGCCGGCTTGCCAATTTTAGGTTCAAATGTTGGCTATAACAATGAGGTAATCACAAATGAGAATGGCATTCTTGTTGATGATACTCAAAGTATTAATACGTGGGTTGATGCAGTAATTAATGTATCGACATCATATGATGCGTGGGAACGCATGAGTAACGAAGCACTAAAATCATGGGAAACCTCATATTCCTATTCTTTTAACTTCAATTACTGGGTTAAATTAATCAGTTCAGGAGGTTTCTAA
- a CDS encoding EpsG family protein has product MSGTALSITMTNILYIATGIVSIGSIFIASRLNESKKHTRKIEIALYCLSFLTLVIVLGYRGNSPDYENYIKRYFLLQDRSLLSQIGYMEPLYALLTYASGLLFGDYYQPMFVIFAFISIAFVYLELYRVRKRINPTIWIFGFVTLIYPFYFAIVRQALAMGIVLFANRYFNREDKWKYIALTVIATMFHYSAIIMIPILVLYLLQNQTSIRKHAKLMFPLLIGLFLVSLLVVNLLIGVYPWINRYLYYFKVGKIYFSSVLNLLNFALLIPVILIFKKKHSESLQPVRMYIYQYQSLVMMVLLTLLLPVGRITYYLFFPGIYLNAYFYNELEHLKFSSISTRSLRIIYIVVLVVISCLWLYLKFIASDSFGSTLFPYYFNMF; this is encoded by the coding sequence ATGTCTGGTACAGCATTATCAATTACAATGACCAATATTCTTTACATTGCTACGGGCATTGTTTCGATTGGTAGTATTTTTATCGCAAGTCGTTTGAATGAAAGTAAGAAACATACTCGAAAAATAGAAATTGCACTCTATTGTCTGTCTTTTCTAACGTTGGTTATTGTGTTAGGGTATCGTGGAAACTCTCCGGATTATGAGAATTATATTAAACGATATTTTCTACTTCAAGACCGATCACTTCTAAGCCAAATTGGGTATATGGAACCTCTTTACGCATTGCTGACATATGCATCCGGACTTTTGTTTGGTGATTACTATCAGCCAATGTTTGTAATCTTTGCATTTATTTCCATTGCGTTTGTGTATCTTGAGTTATACCGTGTTCGCAAGCGAATCAATCCAACGATTTGGATATTTGGTTTTGTGACACTCATTTATCCGTTCTATTTCGCAATTGTGCGCCAAGCACTTGCGATGGGAATTGTTCTTTTCGCAAATCGCTACTTCAATAGGGAAGATAAATGGAAGTATATAGCTCTTACAGTCATTGCGACCATGTTCCATTATTCAGCAATTATTATGATTCCAATCTTAGTTCTATATTTATTACAGAATCAAACAAGCATTCGGAAGCATGCAAAACTTATGTTTCCATTGCTTATTGGCTTGTTCTTGGTAAGTTTATTGGTTGTGAATTTATTGATTGGTGTATATCCTTGGATTAACCGTTATTTGTATTATTTTAAGGTTGGTAAGATATACTTTAGTTCTGTTTTGAATCTCTTAAACTTTGCCTTGCTAATTCCGGTTATTTTGATTTTCAAGAAAAAGCACAGCGAAAGCCTGCAACCGGTTCGAATGTATATTTACCAATATCAATCATTAGTAATGATGGTTCTCTTAACGCTTTTACTACCTGTGGGTAGAATAACCTACTACTTGTTTTTCCCCGGTATCTATCTCAATGCATATTTCTACAATGAGCTGGAGCATCTAAAGTTTTCTTCGATAAGTACGCGAAGTTTGAGAATAATTTATATCGTGGTATTGGTGGTTATTTCTTGTCTGTGGCTTTATTTAAAGTTTATTGCAAGTGATTCATTTGGGTCGACGTTATTCCCATATTATTTCAATATGTTCTAA
- the rfbA gene encoding glucose-1-phosphate thymidylyltransferase RfbA, translating into MKGIILAGGSGTRLYPLTKITSKQLLPVYDKPMIYYPLSTLMLAGIREILIISTPTDLPNFENLLGDGSQFGVELSYKVQPSPDGLAQAFLLGESFIGDDSVALILGDNIFYGRHFGQSLRNASLREDGATVFGYYVQDPERFGVVEFDKDWKAVSIEEKPENPRSNYAVTGLYFYDNRVVELAKSIKPSARGELEITDLNRLYLEDGSLNVEILGRGMSWLDTGTVDSLLEAAQFVEVMEKRSGIKISAPEEISFRQGWITKEQLIEAAEAYGKSAYGVHLHNVANGNYY; encoded by the coding sequence ATGAAAGGTATTATTTTAGCAGGGGGATCGGGTACGAGACTCTATCCGCTAACGAAAATCACATCGAAGCAATTATTACCGGTTTATGATAAACCGATGATTTATTACCCTTTAAGCACATTAATGCTTGCGGGCATTCGAGAAATTTTGATCATCTCAACACCTACGGATTTACCAAATTTTGAGAATTTGTTAGGTGATGGTTCTCAGTTCGGAGTTGAGTTGAGCTATAAAGTTCAACCCTCACCGGATGGGCTCGCCCAAGCGTTCTTATTGGGAGAATCATTTATTGGCGATGATAGTGTTGCTCTGATTCTAGGAGATAACATCTTCTATGGTCGCCACTTTGGTCAATCATTACGCAATGCTTCATTGCGTGAAGATGGCGCAACAGTCTTTGGCTATTACGTACAGGACCCTGAGCGATTTGGTGTAGTTGAGTTCGATAAGGACTGGAAGGCAGTCTCGATTGAAGAGAAGCCAGAAAATCCGCGATCAAATTATGCTGTGACAGGGTTATATTTCTACGATAATCGCGTTGTTGAACTGGCGAAGTCGATTAAGCCAAGCGCTCGTGGTGAATTGGAAATTACTGACTTGAACCGACTCTATTTAGAGGATGGAAGTTTAAATGTCGAAATCTTAGGAAGAGGAATGTCATGGCTCGATACTGGAACCGTGGACAGTTTGCTTGAAGCTGCTCAATTTGTTGAAGTAATGGAGAAGCGTTCAGGAATTAAAATTAGTGCTCCTGAGGAAATATCGTTTCGTCAGGGATGGATTACTAAAGAACAACTAATCGAGGCTGCTGAAGCCTATGGAAAGTCTGCGTATGGCGTGCATCTTCATAATGTTGCCAATGGCAATTACTATTAG
- the rfbC gene encoding dTDP-4-dehydrorhamnose 3,5-epimerase translates to MNKIETPLKDCYVIEPNVIGDSRGWFMESYSKKKFEELDLDYDFIQDNHSFSSQVGILRGIHCQVAPYAQAKLVRCTRGKILDVAVDLRTESPTYKQWFAVELTPENAKQLLVPRGFGHGFVTLSDDCEVQYKTDNFYNFESDRSIQFDDPEIGVMWGIENPMLSEKDSKALPLSKHVLEFE, encoded by the coding sequence ATGAATAAAATTGAAACACCATTAAAAGATTGTTACGTGATTGAACCAAATGTTATTGGTGATTCACGTGGTTGGTTTATGGAGTCCTATTCAAAAAAGAAGTTTGAAGAACTCGATTTAGACTATGATTTCATTCAAGACAACCATTCGTTCAGTTCTCAAGTTGGAATTCTTCGTGGCATACACTGTCAGGTTGCACCTTATGCACAAGCAAAACTCGTTCGATGCACACGTGGAAAAATTCTTGATGTAGCCGTTGATTTACGGACAGAGTCACCAACTTACAAACAATGGTTTGCAGTTGAACTAACACCCGAGAATGCAAAACAATTGCTTGTTCCCAGAGGGTTTGGGCATGGTTTTGTAACGTTGAGTGACGATTGCGAAGTACAATACAAAACCGATAACTTCTACAATTTCGAAAGTGACCGCAGTATTCAATTTGATGATCCGGAAATTGGGGTTATGTGGGGTATAGAGAACCCTATGCTTTCTGAAAAGGATAGCAAAGCGTTACCATTATCGAAACATGTTTTAGAATTTGAATAA
- the rfbB gene encoding dTDP-glucose 4,6-dehydratase — protein sequence MKYLVTGGAGFIGSNYVFYLLDSKEIDVVCLDNLTYAGNLSTLKDVMDHPRFKFVKGDITDREFINKLFEDEKFDVVVNFAAESHVDRSIDNPAIFLETNVMGTQILLDAALKHDIKRYHQVSTDEVYGDLPLDRPDLFFTEDTPLRTSSPYSSSKAGSDLLVQSYYKTYGLPITISRCSNNYGPYQFPEKLIPLIISRALADEKLPIYGTGENVRDWLYVTDHCKAIQLIIENGTVGDVYNIGGHNEFSNLDVVKIILERLHKPESLITYVSDRKGHDMRYAIDPEKIHRELGWLPETPFAEGINLTIDWYLNNKEWWEEILSGEYQNYYEKMYGQE from the coding sequence ATGAAATATTTAGTAACAGGTGGAGCTGGATTTATTGGCTCGAATTATGTTTTTTATCTTTTGGATAGTAAAGAAATTGATGTTGTTTGTTTGGATAATTTAACCTATGCAGGAAATCTCTCAACATTGAAGGATGTTATGGATCATCCCCGATTTAAATTTGTAAAAGGGGACATCACTGATCGTGAGTTTATCAACAAGCTTTTTGAAGATGAGAAGTTTGATGTTGTCGTTAACTTTGCTGCGGAAAGCCATGTTGACCGCTCAATTGACAATCCTGCAATTTTCTTGGAAACAAACGTCATGGGAACACAAATTCTACTTGATGCTGCATTGAAGCATGATATTAAACGATATCACCAAGTATCGACCGATGAAGTTTATGGTGATCTTCCCTTAGATCGTCCCGACTTGTTCTTCACTGAAGATACACCTCTTCGCACTTCATCACCATACTCAAGTTCGAAGGCTGGATCTGACTTGCTTGTTCAGTCATATTACAAGACTTATGGTTTACCAATCACAATCAGCCGTTGTTCAAATAACTACGGACCTTACCAATTCCCAGAAAAATTAATTCCACTTATTATCAGTAGAGCGCTTGCTGACGAGAAGTTACCAATTTATGGAACCGGTGAGAATGTTCGAGATTGGTTATATGTTACCGACCATTGTAAAGCTATTCAACTAATTATTGAAAATGGAACAGTTGGTGATGTCTACAATATTGGTGGTCATAATGAATTTTCAAACCTTGATGTCGTAAAAATAATTTTAGAACGATTGCATAAACCTGAAAGTCTCATTACCTATGTTAGTGACCGTAAGGGACATGACATGCGCTATGCAATTGATCCTGAGAAAATCCATCGTGAGTTAGGATGGTTACCTGAAACGCCGTTCGCGGAAGGAATTAATCTGACGATTGATTGGTATTTGAATAACAAAGAGTGGTGGGAAGAAATTCTTAGTGGTGAATATCAAAACTATTACGAGAAAATGTATGGACAAGAGTAA
- the rfbD gene encoding dTDP-4-dehydrorhamnose reductase → MDKSNMRVVVTGANGQLGSDLCSELERAGIPCFGLTSDDADITDKVSIQTAIRKLEPTIVVHCAAYTQVDAAEDNRQLTHAVNVLGTQYIAEVTQEISAKLVYISTDYVFAGTGTDYYSENDPTSPVNWYGQTKLDGEKIVQSLLDEYFIVRISWVFGHNGNNFVKTMLRLAQTRDEISVVSDQVGSPTNTADLSIFLVSLMKTNEYGIYHATNEGVCTWAEFATEIFAQSNISCRVVPIKTEDYPTKAVRPLNSRLSKDKLRVAGFDALPHWKDSLRNYLTQLEK, encoded by the coding sequence ATGGACAAGAGTAACATGCGCGTTGTTGTTACGGGTGCCAATGGTCAATTGGGCTCAGATCTTTGTTCAGAACTTGAGCGCGCAGGCATTCCATGCTTTGGGCTTACATCTGATGATGCAGATATAACTGACAAAGTGTCAATTCAAACTGCAATTCGAAAGTTGGAACCGACGATCGTCGTGCATTGTGCGGCCTATACACAGGTGGATGCTGCTGAAGACAATCGTCAACTAACGCATGCTGTTAATGTTCTCGGAACACAGTATATTGCTGAAGTTACGCAAGAAATTAGTGCGAAACTTGTTTATATTAGTACAGATTATGTCTTTGCAGGAACAGGTACTGACTATTATTCAGAAAATGATCCAACAAGTCCAGTAAATTGGTATGGTCAAACCAAACTTGACGGTGAGAAAATTGTTCAATCTCTTCTGGATGAGTATTTTATCGTTAGAATCTCATGGGTATTTGGGCACAACGGAAATAATTTTGTTAAAACTATGCTTCGCTTAGCTCAAACACGTGATGAAATAAGTGTTGTTTCAGATCAAGTTGGATCACCTACAAATACGGCCGATTTATCGATATTCTTGGTATCATTAATGAAAACCAATGAATATGGAATTTATCATGCTACTAATGAAGGAGTTTGTACGTGGGCAGAGTTTGCAACCGAAATATTTGCGCAGTCAAACATTTCATGTCGTGTTGTTCCAATAAAAACTGAGGACTATCCTACTAAGGCAGTACGTCCGCTAAATTCACGCTTATCTAAAGATAAATTAAGAGTAGCAGGTTTTGATGCATTGCCACACTGGAAAGATAGTTTACGCAATTATCTAACACAATTGGAGAAATGA
- a CDS encoding O-antigen ligase family protein: MKKIIEKIDLKAIIIAFAISMAYFIFPDKMKSPISLIAIVAGWLYVFYSGLKKWGLANQLINMMILSVPLSFISIFGQTESLVFLNWFHIFTILFLVYAFFDIIKNWKTTRFSILDGSIVLAIIGLAVSFALNWVRVKPLSITQMLLILFFLVSVLMCDLLMNSGRHKETFKTDFLLRQLQFVLMGMALCVLIQFVAYKNGVVIGRVENYANFRLALGFINFDFSFLSLLLLVNIFYPIQTIIQNKRLDIISVISIGLALLSSTLTSARTGLMTFVIVLSMMTVLYVFVFNKLSLSIMKRILVFVLLAAVSGAILYFMYKKRGFGSSGRTEINRDALAAFRNRPIGGNGLNWISRHGVMPHNFFTQYLAQTGVVFIVPITVALTLVINKIRQSNIVIFANSLICIVGSMFIPDILNSRFFLLIVILGLVAQTVKPKEQL, from the coding sequence ATGAAAAAAATTATAGAAAAAATAGATTTGAAAGCAATCATCATCGCTTTTGCAATTAGCATGGCGTACTTTATTTTCCCTGATAAAATGAAGTCACCAATCTCACTGATTGCAATTGTTGCAGGGTGGCTGTACGTGTTTTACAGTGGTCTGAAAAAGTGGGGACTAGCAAATCAACTCATTAACATGATGATTCTATCAGTTCCACTCTCATTTATCAGTATATTTGGGCAGACGGAATCGCTTGTATTTTTGAATTGGTTCCATATTTTTACAATTCTTTTCCTTGTTTATGCTTTTTTTGACATCATCAAAAACTGGAAAACAACACGATTTTCAATACTAGACGGATCGATTGTACTTGCAATTATAGGGCTAGCAGTATCATTTGCATTGAATTGGGTCCGCGTTAAACCATTATCGATTACACAAATGCTCTTAATTCTCTTTTTTTTGGTGTCGGTATTGATGTGCGATTTACTCATGAATAGTGGACGCCATAAAGAGACTTTCAAAACTGATTTTTTGTTGAGACAATTGCAATTTGTTTTGATGGGGATGGCTCTATGTGTTCTAATACAGTTTGTTGCATATAAAAATGGTGTTGTAATTGGAAGAGTTGAAAACTATGCAAATTTTCGATTGGCGCTTGGTTTTATAAACTTTGACTTTAGCTTTTTGTCATTGCTGCTTTTAGTGAATATTTTCTATCCGATTCAAACAATAATTCAGAACAAACGCTTGGATATTATAAGTGTTATATCAATCGGACTTGCATTATTATCCAGTACGTTGACATCGGCTCGAACTGGGCTCATGACGTTTGTCATTGTTTTATCAATGATGACTGTACTCTATGTGTTTGTATTCAATAAATTATCACTGTCGATTATGAAAAGAATTCTAGTTTTCGTGCTCTTAGCCGCAGTATCTGGTGCAATTCTGTACTTCATGTATAAAAAGCGTGGATTTGGATCATCGGGAAGAACTGAGATTAATCGCGATGCACTTGCTGCATTTCGAAACCGTCCCATTGGAGGAAATGGTTTAAACTGGATTTCTCGTCACGGTGTAATGCCGCACAACTTCTTTACACAGTATCTTGCACAAACGGGCGTTGTTTTTATTGTTCCTATTACAGTCGCGCTTACTCTTGTAATTAATAAGATTCGTCAGTCAAATATTGTGATTTTTGCTAACTCGCTGATTTGTATTGTAGGGTCTATGTTTATACCTGATATTCTGAACTCGCGTTTCTTCCTTTTAATTGTTATTTTAGGGCTTGTCGCACAAACGGTTAAGCCAAAGGAACAATTATGA
- a CDS encoding glycosyltransferase → MKRVAHILSSGGYSGAENIAIRFIEATPESYESVYVSTAGPIEVKLSDANIRHYCIPNNSHSTLKKAIKDLDVDIVYAHDFKASVRTAFLMSPVTKISHIHQNPSWFSSINIKTLLFLFCSLFLSKIVFVSQETRDEFAFAGAIKKKSVVLDNFVDGVIVKERAGHQNKKFHVSFLGRFEPVKDPLRFLKLINTIKPDYPNISAIMIGDGSLIHSARQYVVEQGLESNVEIVGYQDNPYTYLSESFINVIPSVWEGFGLSAVEAMVLGVPVVANSVGGLKTVVTEECGFLCKNDEDFVSAITTLINEKSKLAEYSKNALENSKKYTDRDRWGHGVAGILSQE, encoded by the coding sequence ATGAAACGTGTCGCACACATACTAAGTTCAGGGGGATATTCTGGAGCAGAGAATATCGCAATTCGTTTTATTGAGGCGACACCTGAGTCGTATGAATCGGTCTACGTTTCAACTGCCGGACCCATTGAAGTGAAGTTGTCTGATGCTAATATAAGACATTATTGCATTCCTAACAACTCACATTCTACATTAAAAAAGGCCATTAAAGATTTGGACGTAGATATTGTTTATGCTCATGATTTCAAAGCATCGGTGCGGACTGCTTTTCTCATGTCACCGGTGACAAAGATATCTCATATTCATCAAAACCCGTCATGGTTCTCATCAATCAACATCAAAACATTACTCTTTCTATTTTGTTCGTTATTTTTGTCGAAAATAGTTTTTGTTTCACAAGAAACGCGAGATGAGTTTGCTTTTGCTGGAGCTATCAAGAAGAAGTCTGTTGTCCTGGATAATTTTGTTGATGGTGTGATTGTTAAAGAACGTGCAGGTCATCAGAATAAAAAATTCCATGTATCATTCTTAGGACGTTTTGAACCTGTAAAAGATCCACTTCGTTTCTTAAAATTAATTAATACTATAAAGCCAGACTATCCAAATATTTCTGCAATTATGATTGGTGATGGCTCGCTTATTCATTCCGCAAGACAATATGTCGTTGAGCAAGGCCTTGAGTCTAATGTTGAGATTGTTGGCTACCAGGATAACCCGTATACGTATTTGAGTGAATCGTTCATTAATGTCATTCCATCAGTTTGGGAAGGTTTCGGTTTATCTGCAGTTGAGGCGATGGTTCTAGGAGTCCCGGTTGTTGCAAATTCAGTTGGAGGTTTAAAAACTGTCGTGACTGAAGAATGTGGATTTCTTTGCAAAAATGACGAAGATTTTGTTTCAGCAATTACCACACTGATAAATGAAAAAAGCAAACTCGCTGAATATTCAAAGAATGCACTAGAGAATTCAAAAAAATATACCGATCGTGATCGTTGGGGTCATGGTGTTGCAGGTATCTTAAGCCAAGAATAA
- a CDS encoding glycosyltransferase family 4 protein yields MTKKKVLFTAKVDSHIRHFHLPYIKLFHDQGYVVHVASEGDTLFQDSDAKFDISFGTNPFSRQVIESYKTLKQIMVENEYDVIHTHTAIASVLTRLAARSVNKKQAKHTRVIYTAHGFHFLKGGSKLSWILYYPIERFLARYTDDLILINQEDFDLAERHAMAKHRYLVHGVGVDLEKFKPLQRKRNTHDFTISYVAELNKNKNQILLLESVKILKAKGYELKVNLIGEGANREVLEQYITENHLRDNVSLLGYRTDVSQILDVTDLVVATSLREGLPVNIIEAMSKGLPLVVTQCRGHVDLVKNGVNGFVVPYDAEVLADRIETLMNDLPLREQFAIENLSCAKLYEIDTIVKRMSEIYFLNRD; encoded by the coding sequence ATGACAAAAAAGAAAGTGCTATTTACTGCAAAAGTTGATTCACACATACGACACTTCCATTTGCCATATATAAAACTGTTTCATGATCAAGGTTATGTCGTACATGTAGCCAGTGAAGGAGATACTTTATTTCAAGACAGTGATGCGAAGTTTGACATTAGTTTTGGTACAAATCCGTTTTCGCGTCAAGTTATTGAAAGTTACAAAACGCTGAAACAAATTATGGTTGAGAATGAATATGATGTTATTCATACACATACGGCTATCGCGAGTGTATTAACGCGGCTTGCTGCTCGAAGTGTAAATAAAAAACAAGCAAAGCATACGCGTGTTATTTACACAGCACATGGTTTTCATTTTCTTAAAGGGGGTTCGAAACTGTCTTGGATTCTTTACTATCCAATTGAACGTTTTCTTGCTCGTTACACAGACGACTTGATTCTTATAAATCAAGAGGATTTCGATCTTGCTGAGCGTCATGCAATGGCTAAGCATCGCTACCTTGTTCATGGTGTTGGTGTTGATCTCGAGAAGTTTAAACCACTACAAAGGAAGAGAAATACACACGATTTTACGATTTCCTATGTTGCTGAACTGAATAAAAATAAGAATCAAATTTTATTACTTGAGTCCGTTAAAATTCTTAAAGCGAAGGGGTATGAACTCAAAGTCAATCTCATTGGCGAGGGTGCAAATCGAGAAGTCCTTGAGCAGTACATTACAGAGAACCATTTGCGTGATAATGTATCCTTGTTGGGGTATCGAACCGACGTATCTCAAATACTTGATGTAACAGATTTGGTCGTTGCAACATCTTTGCGTGAGGGGTTGCCCGTCAATATCATCGAAGCAATGTCTAAAGGCTTACCGTTGGTGGTAACACAGTGCCGCGGTCATGTTGATCTGGTTAAGAATGGTGTTAATGGATTTGTAGTTCCTTATGATGCTGAAGTTTTAGCCGACCGCATTGAAACTTTGATGAATGATCTTCCATTACGTGAGCAATTTGCGATTGAGAATTTATCATGTGCTAAACTGTATGAAATTGATACAATCGTTAAAAGAATGTCTGAAATCTACTTTTTAAACAGAGATTAG
- a CDS encoding EpsG family protein encodes MYYIGFIYLLLLFVIRKKIPGKFKVMLAFVPFVIIILLRFGVGADYFAYQSIYNSMDPKNINASMAIFTDVEILYKLSNIVFRFIGMPYHLFATLLCSVLVYVTLRWLKDISHNFELSVLLYFAMFFLVWGLSALRQGISIVVLLYIFFNGRRDYSLKVKLFATAVMFFVHAGSVIVLFLYLVSLIKWSKKSFLVLLILGILFNFLPIQSLMGYFENIPYLNKILYYIDPVQQSIFSFASVMRIAFFGIVWYNYDSLVADKKNPPVSVNFVLISFIFYFFMMFSSLVASRLSIYGYYMMIFIIPAIVSYQPREVVKRFAYASVLVFSCVSFYKEMTTLIGQTEYRYSMTQLNFETVFEKNYIHFNKGYAMLENVREIESQDTPLRQRVYQAEHVVEAQVNEEDRYLSVYFPNASLYGILNQKGEIVELPTLDVPVDTFGKYTEVIFNPFEFSTRMYRTIGTDQRLEFDQMTQLVKEKAERDLRFGVYWPLSKEFDIQTMKGTQLETLLSLDSVVAAAKISNDYHPNFNYLQIDTSVSRFFMFIDRNNEIKVNKLYMKIEMYNPDKIAVGYTLTEKHYINEFGEIIWIEPIGLE; translated from the coding sequence ATGTACTACATTGGTTTTATATATTTATTATTGCTCTTTGTGATTAGAAAGAAAATTCCAGGCAAATTTAAGGTCATGCTTGCGTTTGTTCCTTTTGTCATCATCATACTGCTGCGATTTGGAGTTGGTGCGGATTATTTTGCTTACCAAAGTATCTATAATTCCATGGATCCAAAAAATATAAATGCATCGATGGCGATATTTACAGACGTAGAAATTTTGTATAAACTATCCAATATTGTTTTTAGATTTATTGGAATGCCGTATCATTTATTCGCAACATTGCTCTGCTCTGTTCTTGTGTATGTTACATTGCGTTGGTTGAAGGATATTAGCCACAATTTTGAGTTATCGGTTTTACTTTATTTTGCGATGTTCTTTTTGGTTTGGGGATTGAGTGCATTACGACAAGGTATATCCATCGTCGTACTCCTTTATATTTTCTTTAATGGAAGACGGGATTATTCTTTGAAAGTGAAACTATTTGCGACTGCAGTAATGTTCTTTGTTCATGCTGGTTCCGTTATTGTGCTCTTCCTTTATTTGGTTTCATTAATTAAGTGGTCAAAGAAATCATTTCTTGTACTCTTGATTCTCGGTATATTATTCAACTTTTTACCCATACAATCTCTAATGGGATATTTTGAGAATATCCCATATCTGAATAAAATTCTTTACTACATCGATCCTGTACAACAATCTATTTTCAGCTTTGCATCGGTAATGCGAATCGCTTTCTTTGGAATTGTTTGGTATAACTACGATTCACTGGTAGCGGACAAGAAGAACCCACCCGTAAGTGTAAATTTTGTGCTTATTAGCTTTATATTCTATTTCTTCATGATGTTTTCCAGTCTTGTTGCCAGTCGATTGTCAATTTATGGTTACTATATGATGATCTTTATAATACCAGCGATTGTCTCATATCAACCGCGTGAAGTCGTGAAGCGTTTTGCCTATGCAAGTGTTTTGGTTTTCTCTTGTGTTTCATTTTACAAGGAGATGACTACATTAATAGGACAAACCGAATATCGATATTCAATGACACAGTTAAATTTCGAAACAGTATTCGAAAAGAACTATATTCATTTCAACAAAGGGTATGCAATGCTTGAAAATGTTCGTGAGATCGAATCTCAAGATACGCCTTTGAGACAACGTGTATATCAAGCTGAACACGTTGTAGAAGCACAAGTTAATGAAGAAGATCGTTACCTTTCTGTTTACTTCCCAAACGCGTCGCTTTATGGAATATTGAACCAAAAAGGTGAGATAGTCGAACTCCCAACTCTGGATGTACCAGTCGACACATTTGGAAAATACACAGAAGTCATTTTCAACCCATTCGAATTCTCAACCCGAATGTATCGAACTATTGGAACAGATCAGCGTCTTGAATTCGATCAAATGACACAACTAGTAAAAGAGAAAGCAGAACGTGATCTAAGGTTTGGCGTTTATTGGCCCTTGAGCAAAGAGTTTGATATACAAACTATGAAGGGAACACAACTGGAGACCTTGTTGAGTTTGGATTCAGTCGTTGCAGCAGCCAAGATTTCGAATGATTATCATCCAAACTTTAATTACTTGCAAATTGATACATCTGTATCACGATTCTTTATGTTTATCGATAGAAATAACGAGATTAAAGTCAACAAACTCTACATGAAAATTGAGATGTATAATCCTGATAAAATTGCTGTTGGGTATACATTAACTGAGAAACATTACATTAATGAATTCGGAGAAATAATCTGGATTGAACCGATTGGACTTGAGTAG